A genome region from Paradevosia shaoguanensis includes the following:
- a CDS encoding acetyl-CoA carboxylase carboxyltransferase subunit alpha, with protein sequence MQSYLDFEKPVADLEGKIAELKSLAQTDQAVSIDEEVNRLSARAEEALVDIYKKLTPWQRTQVARHPQRPHFSDYVKSLVTEWQPLAGDRKFGEDAAVIAGVGRINGVPMVIMGNEKGSTTETRLKHNFGMARPEGYRKAVRIMDMADRFNLPIVSFVDTAGAYPGIGAEERGQAEAIARSTEKSLELGVPNLAIVIGEGGSGGAIALATANRVLMLENAVYTVISPEGGASILWRDAAKAQDAANNMKITAPDLLGFGVIDAIIPEPAGGAHRHLDEVMASTRDAIMKFVKDFDGKGRLELREQRREKFLAIGSHLG encoded by the coding sequence ATGCAATCCTATCTCGACTTTGAAAAGCCGGTCGCCGACCTCGAAGGCAAGATCGCCGAACTGAAATCGCTGGCGCAGACTGACCAGGCAGTGTCCATCGACGAGGAGGTCAACCGGCTTTCCGCGCGCGCCGAAGAGGCGCTGGTCGATATCTACAAGAAGCTGACGCCCTGGCAACGCACGCAGGTGGCGCGCCATCCGCAGCGCCCGCATTTCTCCGATTATGTGAAGTCCCTCGTCACCGAGTGGCAGCCGCTGGCGGGCGACCGCAAGTTCGGCGAGGACGCTGCCGTCATCGCCGGCGTCGGCCGCATCAACGGCGTGCCGATGGTCATCATGGGCAACGAGAAGGGCTCGACCACCGAGACCCGCCTCAAGCACAATTTCGGCATGGCCCGTCCCGAGGGCTACCGCAAGGCTGTCCGCATCATGGACATGGCCGATCGCTTCAATCTGCCCATCGTCTCCTTCGTCGATACAGCCGGCGCCTATCCTGGCATCGGGGCCGAGGAGCGCGGCCAGGCCGAGGCCATTGCGCGCTCGACCGAAAAGAGCCTTGAGCTGGGCGTGCCCAACCTCGCCATCGTCATCGGCGAGGGCGGCTCGGGCGGTGCCATCGCGCTGGCCACTGCCAATCGCGTGCTGATGCTCGAAAACGCCGTCTACACGGTGATCTCGCCGGAAGGCGGGGCCTCGATCCTCTGGCGCGACGCCGCCAAGGCGCAGGACGCAGCCAACAACATGAAGATCACGGCGCCCGATCTCCTCGGCTTCGGCGTCATCGACGCCATCATTCCCGAACCCGCCGGCGGCGCCCATCGCCACCTGGACGAGGTGATGGCCTCCACGCGCGACGCCATCATGAAATTCGTCAAGGACTTCGACGGCAAGGGCCGGCTGGAGCTGCGCGAGCAGCGGCGCGAAAAATTCCTCGCCATCGGCTCCCACCTGGGATGA
- the xerD gene encoding site-specific tyrosine recombinase XerD, protein MSRIEGHLIDAFLEMMSAERGAAANTIAAYRRDLVDYASTLARKGTALTKASRQEVVGFLESLKAEGLSASSSARKLSAIRQFHKFLCADGIRPDDPTRIVASPKAQRALPKVLSVGEIDRLLTTAEAEANDENATGALRLYVLLELLYATGMRVSELVSLKRAAVMRDASFLTIRGKGNKERIVPITDRARDAIRAWLATLEPGIFLFPAKGEDGYLSRQVFARDLKDLAGRAGIASARVTPHVLRHAFASHLLAGGADLRVVQTLLGHADISTTQIYTHVLDEKLRSLVETHHPLADD, encoded by the coding sequence ATGAGCCGCATCGAAGGGCATCTCATTGATGCCTTCCTCGAGATGATGAGCGCCGAGCGGGGCGCCGCCGCCAATACCATTGCCGCCTATCGCCGCGACCTCGTCGACTATGCCTCGACGCTCGCGCGCAAGGGTACGGCCCTCACCAAAGCCTCCCGGCAGGAGGTCGTGGGCTTTCTCGAAAGCCTCAAGGCCGAGGGCCTGTCCGCCTCTTCGAGTGCCCGCAAGCTCAGCGCCATCCGGCAATTCCACAAATTCCTCTGCGCCGACGGCATCCGTCCGGACGACCCGACCCGGATCGTCGCGAGCCCCAAGGCGCAACGGGCATTGCCCAAAGTGCTCTCTGTCGGCGAGATCGACCGCCTGCTCACCACGGCCGAGGCGGAAGCCAATGACGAGAACGCAACGGGCGCGCTGCGCCTCTATGTGTTGCTCGAATTGCTCTACGCCACCGGCATGCGCGTTTCCGAACTCGTGAGCCTCAAGCGCGCCGCGGTCATGCGCGACGCCAGCTTCCTCACCATTCGCGGCAAGGGCAACAAGGAACGTATCGTGCCGATCACCGACCGCGCCCGCGACGCCATCCGCGCCTGGCTTGCAACGCTCGAACCGGGCATTTTCCTCTTCCCCGCCAAGGGCGAGGACGGATATCTGAGCCGCCAGGTTTTCGCGCGCGATCTCAAGGACCTGGCGGGTCGTGCCGGCATCGCCTCGGCGCGAGTCACGCCCCACGTCCTCCGCCATGCCTTTGCCAGCCATCTCCTCGCCGGGGGCGCCGACCTGCGCGTCGTCCAGACCCTCCTCGGCCATGCCGATATCTCGACTACTCAGATCTATACTCACGTGCTCGACGAGAAGCTGCGCTCGCTGGTGGAGACCCATCATCCGCTAGCTGACGATTAA
- a CDS encoding shikimate kinase: MPDTETTKAERHELAARLGKRPIVLVGMMGAGKTTVGRRLAAKLGRRFLDSDDEIETAAGMTIEEFFAAHGEPEFRAGEARVIARLLKEDNIVLATGGGAFVNPETRALINANAVSVWIKAEFELLFSRVSRRSNRPLLKTANPRDTLKKLIEARYPVYSEAHLTVVSTDVPQDTVANEVIDAVATYLKDK; this comes from the coding sequence GTGCCCGATACTGAGACCACCAAGGCCGAAAGGCATGAACTGGCTGCCCGCCTGGGCAAGCGGCCGATCGTGCTCGTGGGCATGATGGGGGCGGGCAAGACCACGGTTGGCCGGCGCTTGGCCGCCAAGCTGGGTCGCAGGTTCCTCGACAGCGACGACGAGATCGAGACCGCTGCGGGCATGACCATCGAGGAATTCTTCGCTGCCCATGGCGAGCCGGAATTCCGGGCCGGGGAAGCGCGGGTCATCGCGCGGCTTCTCAAGGAGGACAATATCGTCCTCGCCACCGGCGGCGGCGCCTTCGTCAACCCGGAGACGCGCGCGCTCATCAACGCCAATGCGGTGTCGGTCTGGATCAAGGCCGAGTTCGAGCTGCTGTTCTCACGCGTTTCGCGCCGTTCCAACCGGCCTCTGCTCAAGACTGCCAATCCGCGCGACACGCTCAAGAAGCTCATCGAGGCGCGCTACCCGGTCTATTCGGAAGCGCACCTGACGGTGGTCTCCACCGACGTGCCGCAGGATACCGTGGCCAATGAGGTGATCGACGCGGTCGCCACCTATCTCAAGGACAAGTGA
- the aroB gene encoding 3-dehydroquinate synthase: protein MPSAPLHTVHVPLEGRAYDILIGKGLLESAGERLKAQFPGRRFGIVTDTAVARAQLPRLAASLDAAGLTHATITVPNGEASKSFARLNEVVEGILAARLERGDVIIALGGGVVGDLAGFAAAVARRGMDFVQVPTSLLAQVDSSVGGKTGINSPHGKNLIGAFHQPKLVLADLDALDTLPPREFAAGYAEVAKYGLIDDEAYFFWLEENRREIFEGGPARAEAIARACAAKTRFVLADEKETGVRALLNLGHTFGHALETATGYSDRLLHGEGVAIGMALAHAFSARKGLAPSQDTTRVIAHLKAAGLPTRIGDIPGGRLELDELMTNIAQDKKVVRGALTFILTRGIGKAFIEKNVDPAEVRAFLAEAIEA, encoded by the coding sequence ATGCCGAGCGCTCCCCTCCATACGGTCCACGTTCCGCTCGAGGGGCGGGCCTATGACATCCTGATCGGCAAGGGACTGCTCGAAAGCGCAGGCGAGCGGCTCAAGGCGCAGTTTCCGGGCCGCCGCTTCGGCATCGTGACCGATACGGCCGTCGCCAGGGCGCAGTTGCCGCGCCTTGCGGCCAGCCTGGATGCTGCGGGCCTCACCCATGCGACGATCACCGTGCCGAACGGGGAGGCCAGCAAGTCCTTCGCGCGGCTCAACGAAGTGGTCGAGGGCATTCTGGCGGCGCGACTCGAGCGCGGCGACGTCATCATCGCACTGGGCGGCGGCGTGGTCGGGGACCTCGCAGGGTTCGCGGCGGCCGTGGCACGGCGCGGCATGGACTTCGTGCAGGTACCGACCTCGCTCCTCGCACAGGTCGACAGCTCGGTCGGCGGCAAGACCGGCATCAACTCGCCCCATGGCAAGAACCTTATCGGCGCCTTCCATCAGCCCAAGCTGGTGCTGGCCGATCTCGATGCGCTCGACACATTGCCGCCGCGCGAATTCGCGGCCGGCTATGCGGAAGTCGCCAAGTACGGGCTCATCGACGACGAGGCCTATTTCTTCTGGCTCGAGGAGAACCGCCGCGAAATCTTCGAGGGCGGGCCCGCGCGTGCCGAGGCCATTGCCCGGGCCTGCGCGGCCAAGACCCGGTTCGTGCTTGCCGACGAAAAGGAAACCGGTGTGCGGGCCCTGCTCAATCTCGGCCACACCTTCGGGCACGCGCTCGAAACGGCGACCGGCTATTCGGACCGGCTGCTGCATGGCGAGGGCGTCGCCATCGGCATGGCGTTGGCCCATGCTTTCTCGGCCCGCAAGGGGCTGGCGCCGTCCCAGGATACCACCCGTGTCATCGCCCACCTCAAGGCGGCGGGTTTGCCGACACGGATCGGGGATATTCCCGGCGGGCGGCTGGAGCTTGACGAGCTCATGACCAATATCGCCCAGGACAAGAAGGTCGTGCGCGGGGCGCTGACCTTCATCCTGACGCGCGGTATCGGCAAGGCCTTCATCGAGAAGAATGTCGACCCTGCCGAAGTGCGGGCCTTCCTCGCCGAGGCGATCGAGGCCTAA
- a CDS encoding OmpA family protein, with protein MAFALAFIPTLATAAPAKLVLVIGGEAYDGPPKFAVTLNGKVVAEGAVDKAIDTGTDKRFADATDKSQYVESFSFDIPEADFATNGDLRIQLTNEAYGGEGSNRDRNLFISSVSLNGRETKADQLATVTKDGIVPGELVDGYLAINDGNAEAVVPAPKGGWLEATTEAAQSKPTEPEAKPEPPVAEKAPEPAPVKEAAPAAEAKPAEAAKPEEPAKPATTAAEESKPQAAVEEPKPAEPAPVEAAKQPEPAAETAAAKPASDTCALSKSYDITGFGQNSNDLTPATNKILDEIAGDIGEQTCSITLTGYSDTFGSYATNALFSVERAQNALKYLRDKGIKFTKAEATGLGETTKFGPSARANRRVVIAVAP; from the coding sequence ATGGCTTTTGCCTTGGCCTTCATCCCCACTCTCGCAACGGCCGCTCCGGCCAAGCTGGTTCTTGTCATCGGCGGGGAGGCCTATGACGGCCCGCCCAAGTTCGCCGTGACGCTCAATGGCAAGGTGGTGGCTGAGGGGGCCGTCGACAAGGCCATCGATACCGGCACCGACAAACGCTTCGCTGATGCGACCGACAAGTCGCAATATGTCGAAAGCTTCAGCTTCGATATCCCAGAAGCCGATTTCGCCACCAATGGCGACCTGCGCATCCAGCTCACCAACGAAGCCTATGGCGGCGAAGGCTCCAACCGCGACCGCAACCTCTTCATCTCTTCGGTTTCGCTCAATGGCCGCGAGACCAAGGCGGACCAGCTCGCCACCGTGACCAAGGACGGCATCGTCCCCGGCGAACTCGTCGATGGCTACCTCGCCATCAATGACGGCAATGCCGAAGCGGTGGTTCCCGCGCCCAAGGGTGGTTGGCTCGAAGCCACGACCGAAGCTGCGCAGAGCAAGCCGACCGAGCCGGAGGCAAAGCCCGAGCCCCCGGTCGCCGAAAAGGCTCCCGAGCCAGCTCCGGTCAAGGAAGCCGCTCCAGCGGCCGAGGCAAAGCCCGCAGAGGCCGCCAAGCCTGAAGAGCCGGCAAAGCCTGCCACGACCGCTGCCGAGGAGTCCAAGCCCCAGGCGGCCGTGGAAGAACCCAAACCCGCCGAGCCCGCCCCCGTCGAAGCCGCGAAGCAACCCGAGCCTGCTGCCGAGACCGCAGCGGCCAAGCCGGCTTCCGATACCTGCGCGCTCAGCAAATCCTACGACATCACCGGCTTCGGCCAGAACTCGAACGACCTGACGCCCGCGACCAACAAGATCCTCGACGAGATCGCGGGCGATATCGGCGAGCAGACCTGCTCGATCACCCTGACGGGGTATTCGGATACGTTCGGCTCCTACGCCACCAACGCGCTCTTCTCGGTCGAGCGGGCGCAGAACGCACTGAAATACCTGCGCGACAAGGGCATCAAGTTCACCAAGGCCGAGGCTACGGGCTTGGGTGAAACCACCAAGTTCGGCCCGAGCGCCCGCGCCAATCGGCGCGTCGTCATCGCCGTGGCGCCTTAG
- a CDS encoding BolA family protein: MSVRDTIIEKLSVKFAPEHLEVIDDSHKHRGHAGWREGGETHFRVRIATRHFDGMTRLAQHRAVMEALDAEIKGGVHALAIEVLAPGAPKQLPRDIA, translated from the coding sequence ATGTCCGTCCGCGACACCATCATCGAGAAACTTTCCGTCAAATTTGCGCCCGAACACCTCGAGGTGATCGACGACAGCCACAAGCATCGTGGTCATGCCGGTTGGCGCGAAGGCGGAGAAACGCATTTCCGCGTCAGAATCGCGACCCGCCATTTTGACGGCATGACCCGGCTGGCGCAACACCGTGCTGTCATGGAAGCGCTCGATGCCGAAATCAAGGGCGGCGTCCATGCCCTCGCCATCGAAGTGCTCGCACCCGGAGCCCCCAAGCAATTGCCACGCGATATCGCCTAG
- a CDS encoding J domain-containing protein, translated as MKLDSKLFDAIRIRPRHQEEPKVETPPCAWEGCDQAGLYRAPKGHRAEGEYHNFCLEHVRHYNIAFNFFSGMSQDDVEAYVSRSAETDGRPTWGMGAKAGASAQPNHPRNGKAKTYARGERFHDPFQVFARYRRHQNKNGNPQAERRRPMHEPDRRAFEALGLEGGASSEDIKKAYKALVKIHHPDANGGDRSSEDRLRAIIVAYTHLKTTGFVKR; from the coding sequence ATGAAACTGGATTCCAAGCTGTTCGATGCCATCCGCATCCGGCCCCGGCACCAGGAAGAGCCCAAGGTGGAAACTCCGCCTTGTGCCTGGGAGGGCTGCGATCAGGCAGGCCTCTATCGCGCGCCCAAGGGCCATCGTGCCGAGGGCGAGTACCATAATTTCTGCCTTGAGCATGTCCGTCACTACAACATCGCCTTCAACTTCTTCTCGGGCATGAGCCAGGACGACGTCGAGGCTTATGTGTCGCGCTCGGCGGAAACCGATGGTCGGCCGACCTGGGGCATGGGCGCCAAGGCGGGGGCGAGCGCGCAGCCCAACCATCCGCGCAACGGCAAGGCAAAGACCTATGCTCGCGGCGAGCGTTTCCACGACCCGTTCCAGGTCTTTGCGCGCTACCGGCGCCACCAGAACAAGAATGGCAATCCGCAGGCCGAGCGTCGACGGCCGATGCACGAGCCCGACCGCCGCGCGTTCGAGGCGCTGGGGCTCGAGGGCGGCGCATCGTCCGAGGACATCAAGAAGGCCTATAAGGCGCTGGTGAAGATCCACCACCCGGACGCCAATGGCGGAGACCGGTCATCGGAAGATCGGCTGCGGGCGATTATCGTCGCCTACACGCATCTCAAGACCACCGGGTTCGTGAAGCGGTAG
- the secA gene encoding preprotein translocase subunit SecA — protein MVIAALKRIFGSANDRHVKRFQGRVDAINALEPELSKLTDEQLRARTDEFRQQLANGAKLDDLLVPAFATVREAAKRSLGMRHFDVQLIGGMVLNERAIAEMRTGEGKTLVATLPVYLNALAGNGVHVVTVNDYLAKRDAEWMGQVYRFLGLSVGIIVHDLNDDERKAAYDSDVTYGTNNEFGFDYLRDNMKYARAQMVQRGHAFAIVDEVDSILIDEARTPLIISGPSEDRSDLYLKVDDIIPIIVEGDFELDEKQRAVTFTDQGIEKLEERLTAEGLLKGDSLYDLENVALVHHLNSALRAHKMFQRDKDYIVRNDEVVIIDEFTGRMMPGRRYSEGLHQALEAKERVKIQPENQTLASITFQNYFRLYKKLAGMTGTAATEAAEFADIYGLDVVTIPTNVPVSRKDDDDAIYRTAAEKFDAIADIIIDCQKRGQPVLVGTTSIEKSEMLAELLRQKKVGEMKVLNARYHEQEAHIVADAGVPGAITIATNMAGRGTDIKLGGNLEMRVAEQAAGLEGAERTARIAEIEAQIETDKQKALAAGGLMVIGTERHESRRIDNQLRGRSGRQGDPGHSKFFLSLQDDLMRIFPVESMDTMLSKLGLEQGEAITHPWVTKAIERAQGRVEARNFDIRKNILKYDDVMNDQRKVIFEQRLDLMDSEDVSETIAEMRHDVVDDIIAKAIPERSYPEQWNTDQLEAAAKTYLNIEAPVGSWVKEEDIDVEMVRERLTQAADAAYAAKEERTLKSLADAGSANPTVMRQIEKSILLQSIDGLWREHLVTLDHLSKVVGWRGLAQRDPLNEYKQEAFELFQAMLANLRELVTTQLAHVEIQTRPPEPAPMPDLSRLEETHIDPFTGENDAEGELLTRPRTAAATAAAAAGLAPIDPKLLVGVSRNAPCPCGSGKKFKHCHGAF, from the coding sequence ATGGTGATTGCTGCGCTCAAGCGGATCTTCGGCTCCGCAAATGATCGGCACGTCAAGCGCTTCCAGGGGCGCGTCGATGCCATCAACGCGCTCGAACCCGAACTCTCCAAGCTGACCGACGAGCAGCTGCGTGCCCGCACCGACGAGTTCCGTCAGCAGCTGGCCAACGGCGCCAAGCTCGACGACCTCCTGGTTCCCGCTTTCGCAACAGTTCGTGAGGCAGCCAAGCGCTCGCTGGGCATGCGGCACTTCGATGTGCAGCTTATCGGCGGCATGGTGCTCAACGAGCGCGCCATCGCCGAGATGCGCACCGGTGAAGGCAAGACCCTGGTCGCCACGCTTCCCGTCTATCTCAATGCGCTCGCCGGCAACGGCGTCCACGTCGTTACCGTCAACGACTACCTCGCCAAGCGCGACGCCGAATGGATGGGTCAGGTCTACCGCTTCCTCGGCCTGTCGGTCGGCATCATCGTCCACGATCTCAACGACGACGAGCGCAAGGCCGCCTACGACTCTGACGTCACCTACGGCACCAACAACGAATTCGGCTTCGACTACCTTCGCGACAACATGAAATATGCGCGCGCCCAGATGGTGCAGCGCGGCCATGCCTTCGCGATCGTGGACGAAGTGGACTCGATCCTCATCGACGAGGCTCGTACCCCCCTCATCATTTCCGGCCCCTCCGAGGACCGCTCCGACCTCTACCTCAAGGTCGATGACATCATCCCGATCATCGTCGAAGGCGATTTCGAGCTCGACGAGAAGCAGCGCGCGGTGACCTTCACCGACCAGGGCATCGAAAAGCTCGAAGAGCGCCTGACTGCCGAAGGCCTGCTCAAGGGCGATTCCCTCTACGACCTCGAGAACGTGGCGCTCGTCCACCACCTCAACTCGGCCCTGCGCGCCCACAAGATGTTCCAGCGCGACAAGGACTACATCGTCCGGAACGACGAAGTCGTCATCATCGACGAATTCACCGGCCGCATGATGCCGGGCCGCCGCTATTCGGAAGGCCTGCACCAGGCACTCGAGGCCAAGGAACGCGTCAAGATCCAGCCTGAGAACCAGACGCTCGCCTCGATCACCTTCCAGAACTACTTCCGTCTCTACAAGAAGCTGGCCGGCATGACCGGTACGGCGGCGACCGAGGCGGCCGAATTCGCCGACATCTACGGCCTGGACGTCGTGACCATCCCGACGAACGTGCCGGTTTCGCGCAAGGACGACGACGACGCCATCTACCGTACGGCGGCCGAGAAGTTCGACGCGATCGCCGACATCATCATCGATTGCCAGAAGCGCGGCCAGCCCGTGCTCGTGGGCACCACCTCGATCGAGAAGTCGGAAATGCTGGCCGAACTGCTGCGGCAGAAGAAGGTCGGCGAGATGAAGGTGCTCAACGCCCGCTACCACGAGCAGGAGGCCCATATCGTGGCCGATGCCGGTGTGCCGGGCGCCATCACCATCGCCACCAACATGGCCGGCCGCGGTACCGACATCAAGCTGGGCGGCAACCTCGAAATGCGCGTGGCCGAACAGGCCGCCGGCCTCGAAGGGGCCGAGCGCACCGCCAGGATCGCCGAGATCGAAGCCCAGATCGAAACCGACAAGCAGAAGGCGCTGGCCGCCGGCGGCCTCATGGTCATCGGCACCGAGCGTCACGAAAGCCGCCGCATCGACAACCAGCTGCGCGGCCGTTCCGGCCGTCAGGGCGACCCGGGTCATTCCAAGTTCTTCCTGTCGCTTCAGGACGACCTGATGCGCATCTTCCCCGTCGAGAGCATGGACACGATGCTCTCCAAGCTCGGTCTCGAGCAGGGCGAAGCCATCACCCACCCATGGGTGACCAAGGCCATCGAGCGGGCCCAGGGTCGCGTGGAAGCGCGCAACTTCGACATCCGCAAGAACATCCTCAAGTACGACGACGTGATGAACGATCAGCGCAAGGTGATCTTCGAACAGCGTCTGGACCTGATGGACAGCGAGGACGTTTCCGAGACCATCGCCGAGATGCGCCACGACGTCGTGGACGACATCATCGCCAAGGCGATCCCCGAGCGCTCCTATCCCGAGCAGTGGAATACCGACCAGCTCGAAGCCGCCGCCAAGACCTACCTCAATATCGAGGCTCCGGTTGGCAGCTGGGTGAAGGAAGAAGACATCGACGTCGAGATGGTGCGCGAGCGCCTGACCCAGGCGGCCGATGCAGCCTATGCCGCCAAGGAAGAGCGCACGCTCAAGTCCCTGGCCGATGCCGGCTCGGCCAACCCGACGGTGATGCGCCAGATCGAGAAGTCGATCCTGCTGCAGTCGATCGATGGCCTCTGGCGCGAGCACCTGGTGACCCTCGACCATCTTTCGAAGGTCGTGGGCTGGCGCGGCCTCGCCCAGCGCGATCCGCTCAACGAATACAAGCAGGAAGCCTTCGAGCTCTTCCAGGCCATGCTGGCAAACCTGCGCGAACTGGTCACTACCCAGCTCGCCCATGTCGAAATCCAGACCCGGCCGCCCGAGCCCGCTCCGATGCCGGACCTCTCGCGCCTCGAAGAAACCCACATCGATCCCTTCACCGGCGAGAACGACGCGGAAGGCGAACTCCTGACCCGCCCGCGCACCGCTGCCGCTACAGCCGCCGCCGCTGCGGGCCTCGCCCCGATCGATCCCAAGCTCCTGGTCGGCGTCTCCCGCAACGCCCCCTGCCCCTGCGGCTCGGGCAAGAAGTTCAAGCATTGCCACGGCGCCTTCTAG
- a CDS encoding peptidylprolyl isomerase, whose product MTDRTPSRAVSPIARLGGVLMLGTALFIMPLGAMAQDATQPAAPAAAPAQPAAPTPDTVVAKVGEDAITEADISFAAEDLAQELANVPPDQRKAFLLTVLIDMKVMANAAKAAGMDQTDIFKRRLAYLEDRALRRAYFAEKVTAAVTQEAVQAAYDKFVADFKPQDEVHARHILVATEDEAKAIKTELDGGASFEDLAKAKSIDPSAKQNGGDLGFFSAGQMVKPFEEAAFKLEPGQISDPIQSQFGWHVIKVEEKRKSSPPPLQQVAQQLQQQLMFTGFDNAIAELKKGVAIDIPDAALADQVKQQSQQAEEAAPTN is encoded by the coding sequence ATGACCGACCGCACCCCTTCCCGTGCCGTCTCGCCGATCGCCCGTCTGGGCGGGGTGCTGATGCTCGGAACCGCCTTGTTCATCATGCCGCTAGGCGCAATGGCACAGGACGCCACCCAGCCGGCTGCCCCCGCTGCGGCGCCTGCCCAGCCGGCCGCTCCGACGCCCGATACGGTGGTTGCCAAGGTTGGCGAAGACGCCATTACCGAAGCCGATATTTCTTTTGCGGCCGAAGATCTGGCCCAGGAATTGGCCAATGTTCCGCCCGATCAGCGCAAGGCATTCCTGCTCACCGTGCTGATTGACATGAAAGTGATGGCCAATGCCGCCAAGGCCGCGGGCATGGACCAGACCGACATTTTCAAGCGCCGCCTTGCCTATCTCGAGGACCGCGCCCTGCGCCGCGCCTATTTCGCCGAGAAGGTGACGGCAGCCGTCACGCAGGAGGCCGTGCAGGCCGCCTATGACAAGTTCGTCGCCGACTTCAAGCCGCAGGACGAAGTTCACGCCCGCCACATCCTCGTCGCTACCGAGGACGAAGCCAAGGCGATCAAGACGGAACTGGACGGCGGCGCCTCGTTCGAGGACCTGGCCAAGGCCAAGTCCATCGATCCTTCCGCCAAGCAGAACGGTGGAGATCTCGGCTTCTTCTCGGCCGGCCAGATGGTCAAGCCGTTCGAGGAAGCCGCTTTCAAGCTCGAGCCCGGCCAGATTTCCGACCCGATCCAGAGCCAGTTCGGCTGGCACGTCATCAAGGTCGAGGAAAAGCGCAAGTCTTCGCCCCCGCCGCTGCAGCAGGTTGCCCAGCAGCTCCAGCAGCAGCTCATGTTCACCGGCTTCGACAACGCCATCGCCGAGCTCAAGAAGGGCGTGGCGATCGATATCCCCGATGCGGCCCTTGCCGATCAGGTCAAGCAGCAGTCGCAGCAGGCCGAGGAAGCCGCGCCGACCAATTAA